Proteins from one Muntiacus reevesi chromosome X, mMunRee1.1, whole genome shotgun sequence genomic window:
- the STARD8 gene encoding stAR-related lipid transfer protein 8 isoform X2 — MTLNSCASMKLEVHFQCKQNEDSEEEEHCTISNHWTFERESKQWSCVGSSDLSAPPSPGLPVTSGCEGILTELSATSLPAVTASLPPEPADLPLLGCSSGPSHWPFLSPTRGQEGPQEKTKKHRSQRFLKHLESLRRKEKGGGRQADLEHSSVTSEKVAKASSFRSRHGFLYRAKNRTATSASGSDTETQRAWKAWPVAMFQHPQQAHRGDCLVHVPRDHKPGTFPRSLSIESLCPEDGHRLADWQPGRHWGYEGRRGSCGSTGSHTSIYDNMPELYPAEPVLAGAEAEEEEEEGGDSYTHLDDILQHVWGLQQRVELWSQAMCPDLEPGDKEEEEDEEVEEEATSTVEIATDGVEGQTSEARTQGEAPALSESLALGHMDVQLGVLAQPQTPAKAEFLAQAEAGTPDFAQDHEEETHSGGEPTSSSSLSVEEGHVSDTVASSSELDSSRNSMNETEATGSPTGLQTSIPRERRDSGVGASLTRPCRKLRWHSFQNSHRPSLNSESLEINRQFASQIHLLHKGSLLRLTTFMEKYTIPHKQGWVWSVPKFMKRNKTPDYRGQQVFGVPPLIHVQRTGQPLPQSIQQAMRYLRSQCLDQVGIFRKSGVKSRIQNLRQMNETSPDNVCYEGQSAYDVADLLKQYFRDLPEPIFTSKLTTTFLQIYQLLPKDQWLAATQAATLLLPDENREVLQTLLYFLSDIASAEENQMTAGNLAVCLAPSIFHLNVSKKDNPSPRIKSKRSLVGRPGPRDLNENMAATQGLSHMISDCKKLFQVPQDMVLQLCGSYSAAELSPPGPALAELRQARAAGVSLSLYMEESIQELLHNAAERFKGWMSMPGPQHTELACKKAPDGHPLRVWKASTEVAAPPAVVLHRVLRERALWDEDLLRAQVLEALMPGVELYHYVTDSMAPHPCRDFVVLRMWRSDLPRGGCLLVSQSLDPEQPVPESGVRALMLTSQYLMEPCGLGRSRLTHICRADLRGRSPDWYNKVFGHLCAMEVAKIRDSFPTLQTAGPETKL, encoded by the exons ATGACCTTGAACAGTTGTGCCTCGATGAAACTGGAGGTTCATTTTCAATGCAAGCAG AATGAAGACTCAGAGGAGGAAGAGCACTGTACCATCAGCAACCACTGGACCTTTGAGCGAGAAAGTAAGCAGTGGTCTTGCGTGGGTTCCTCTGACTTGTCGGCCCCACCAAGCCCTGGCCTGCCAGTGACCTCTGGCTGTGAGGGCATCCTCACTGAGCTTAGTGCCACCTCCCTGCCTGCCGTCACTGCGAGCCTACCACCTGAGCCAGCGGATCTGCCCTTGCTAGGCTGTTCTTCCGGCCCAAGTCACTGGCCCTTCCTCAGCCCCACTCGGGGCCAGGAGGGCCCCCAGGAAAAAACCAAGAAGCACCGTTCCCAGCGCTTCCTCAAGCACCTTGAGTCTCTGAGGCGGAAAGAAAAGGGTGGAGGCCGGCAAGCAGATCTGGAGCACAGCTCAGTCACCTCAGAGAAGGTTGCCAAAGCCTCCTCTTTCCGAAGTCGCCATGGCTTCCTCTATCGGGCCAAGAACCGGACGGCCACCTCAGCCAGTGGCAGTGACACTGAGACTCAGAGGGCCTGGAAGGCCTGGCCTGTGGCCATGTTCCAGCATCCTCAGCAGGCACACCGGGGTGATTGCCTGGTGCATGTGCCCAGAGACCACAAACCAGGCACATTCCCTCGCTCCTTGTCCAttgagagcctgtgccctgaggaTGGACACCGCCTTGCAGATTGGCAGCCAGGTAGGCACTGGGGCTATGAAGGGCGCCGGGGCTCCTGTGGCTCCACAGGCAGCCACACCAGCATCTATGACAACATGCCGGAGCTGTATCCAGCTGAGCCTGTACTGGCTGGGGCTGAAgccgaagaggaggaggaggaaggtggggaCAGCTACACTCACCTGGATGACATCCTTCAGCACGTGTGGGGGTTGCAGCAGCGGGTAGAGCTCTGGTCTCAGGCCATGTGCCCAGACCTGGAGCCTGGAGATAAGGAAGAAGAAGAGGACGAGGAAGTAGAGGAGGAGGCCACTTCAACAGTAGAAATAGCCACCGATGGAGTGGAAGGCCAGACCAGTGAGGCTCGGACCCAGGGAGAGGCTCCAGCCCTCAGCGAGTCCCTAGCCCTGGGCCACATGGATGTGCAACTTGGAGTTCTGGCTCAGCCTCAGACCCCCGCCAAGGCTGAGTTCCTGGCACAGGCAGAGGCTGGGACCCCAGACTTTGCCCAGGATCATGAGGAGGAAACACATTCAGGGGGGGAACCAACCTCTTCCTCCAGTCTGTCTGTGGAAGAAGGACACGTTTCCGACACTGTGGCCTCCTCCAGTGAGCTGGATAGTAGCAGGAACTCCATGAACGAGACTGAGGCTACAGGGTCCCCGACTGGACTCCAGACATCAATACCCCGTGAGCGACGAGATTCAGGTGTCGGGGCCTCACTTACCAGACCCTGCAG GAAGCTCCGTTGGCACAGCTTTCAGAACTCTCACCGGCCCAGCCTCAACTCGGAGTCACTGGAGATCAACCGGCAGTTTGCCAGCCAGATACACCTCCTGCACAAGGGCTCACTGCTGCGGCTCACCACTTTCATGGAGAAGTACACCATCCCCCATAAACAGGGCTGGGTCTG GTCAGTCCCCAAGTTCATGAAGAGGAACAAGACACCAGACTACCGGGGCCAGCAGGTATTTGGGGTGCCGCCCCTCATTCACGTGCAGCGCACAGGCCAGCCACTGCCCCAGAGCATTCAGCAAGCCATGCGCTACCTGCGTAGCCAGTGCCTGGACCAG GTGGGCATCTTCCGCAAGTCTGGGGTGAAGTCCAGGATCCAGAACCTGCGTCAAATGAATGAGACCTCCCCTGACAATGTCTGCTATGAGGGCCAGTCGGCCTATGATGTGGCTGACTTACTGAAGCAGTATTTCCGGGACCTGCCCGAGCCCATCTTCACCAGCAAGCTTACTACTACTTTCCTGCAGATCTACCAAC TCCTCCCCAAGGATCAATGGTTGGCAGCCACACAAGCCGCCACCTTGCTGCTCCCCGATGAGAACCGAGAGGTACTACAGACCCTGCTCTATTTCCTAAGTGACATTGCCTCTGCTGAGGAGAACCAGATGACAGCCGGTAACTTGGCAGTGTGCCTGGCACCTTCTATCTTTCACCTCAATGTCTCCAAGAAGGATAACCCCTCACCCAG GATCAAGAGCAAACGCAGCCTAGTTGGCCGGCCAGGCCCTAGGGACTTGAATGAGAACATGGCTGCCACCCAGGGCCTATCACACATGATCAGTGACTGCAAGAAACTTTTCCAG GTGCCCCAAGACATGGTGCTGCAACTGTGTGGCTCCTACAGTGCAGCTGAACTCAGCCCTCCGGGCCCAGCCCTGGCTGAACTGCGGCAGGCCCGGGCTGCTGGTGTAAGCCTGAGCCTCTATATGGAAGAGAGCATCCAGGAGCTGCTGCACAATGCTGCCGAGCGCTTCAAGGGCTGGATGAGCATGCCGGGGCCCCAGCACACAGAGCTGGCTTGCAAGAAG GCACCAGACGGGCACCCGCTGCGTGTGTGGAAGGCATCCACAGAAGTGGCGGCCCCTCCAGCTGTGGTGCTACACCGTGTCCTGCGGGAGAGGGCCCTCTGGGATGAGGATCTTTTGCGGGCCCAGGTGTTGGAAGCCCTGATGCCGGGTGTGGAGCTGTACCACTACGTCACTGACAGCATGGCACCTCATCCCTGCCGCGACTTTGTGGTGCTCCG GATGTGGCGCTCTGACCTGCCCCGTGGGGGTTGCCTCCTTGTGTCTCAGTCCCTGGATCCTGAGCAACCTGTGCCGGAGTCGGGGGTGCGGGCTCTGATGCTCACGTCCCAGTACCTCATGGAACCCTGTGGCCTGGGCCGCTCCCGGCTCACTCACATCTGCCGTGCTGACCTCAG GGGCCGTTCTCCTGACTGGTACAACAAAGTCTTCGGACACCTGTGCGCCATGGAGGTGGCAAAGATCCGGGATTCCTTCCCAACCCTGCAGACAGCTGGCCCTGAGACAAAGTTGTGA
- the STARD8 gene encoding stAR-related lipid transfer protein 8 isoform X1, protein MPLLDVFWACFRKVKCFPLLQGRKNAEAEAKKACRWLRATGFPKYAQLFEEGLFPVDIGSVKKDHGFLDEDSLGALCRRLMTLNSCASMKLEVHFQCKQNEDSEEEEHCTISNHWTFERESKQWSCVGSSDLSAPPSPGLPVTSGCEGILTELSATSLPAVTASLPPEPADLPLLGCSSGPSHWPFLSPTRGQEGPQEKTKKHRSQRFLKHLESLRRKEKGGGRQADLEHSSVTSEKVAKASSFRSRHGFLYRAKNRTATSASGSDTETQRAWKAWPVAMFQHPQQAHRGDCLVHVPRDHKPGTFPRSLSIESLCPEDGHRLADWQPGRHWGYEGRRGSCGSTGSHTSIYDNMPELYPAEPVLAGAEAEEEEEEGGDSYTHLDDILQHVWGLQQRVELWSQAMCPDLEPGDKEEEEDEEVEEEATSTVEIATDGVEGQTSEARTQGEAPALSESLALGHMDVQLGVLAQPQTPAKAEFLAQAEAGTPDFAQDHEEETHSGGEPTSSSSLSVEEGHVSDTVASSSELDSSRNSMNETEATGSPTGLQTSIPRERRDSGVGASLTRPCRKLRWHSFQNSHRPSLNSESLEINRQFASQIHLLHKGSLLRLTTFMEKYTIPHKQGWVWSVPKFMKRNKTPDYRGQQVFGVPPLIHVQRTGQPLPQSIQQAMRYLRSQCLDQVGIFRKSGVKSRIQNLRQMNETSPDNVCYEGQSAYDVADLLKQYFRDLPEPIFTSKLTTTFLQIYQLLPKDQWLAATQAATLLLPDENREVLQTLLYFLSDIASAEENQMTAGNLAVCLAPSIFHLNVSKKDNPSPRIKSKRSLVGRPGPRDLNENMAATQGLSHMISDCKKLFQVPQDMVLQLCGSYSAAELSPPGPALAELRQARAAGVSLSLYMEESIQELLHNAAERFKGWMSMPGPQHTELACKKAPDGHPLRVWKASTEVAAPPAVVLHRVLRERALWDEDLLRAQVLEALMPGVELYHYVTDSMAPHPCRDFVVLRMWRSDLPRGGCLLVSQSLDPEQPVPESGVRALMLTSQYLMEPCGLGRSRLTHICRADLRGRSPDWYNKVFGHLCAMEVAKIRDSFPTLQTAGPETKL, encoded by the exons AAGCTGAGGCCAAAAAAGCATGCAGATGGCTCCGAGCAACAGGATTCCCTAAGTATGCTCAGCTTTTTGAAG AAGGTTTGTTTCCCGTGGATATTGGCTCTGTGAAGAAGGACCACGGTTTTCTGGACGAGGACTCTTTGGGGGCCCTGTGCAG GAGGCTGATGACCTTGAACAGTTGTGCCTCGATGAAACTGGAGGTTCATTTTCAATGCAAGCAG AATGAAGACTCAGAGGAGGAAGAGCACTGTACCATCAGCAACCACTGGACCTTTGAGCGAGAAAGTAAGCAGTGGTCTTGCGTGGGTTCCTCTGACTTGTCGGCCCCACCAAGCCCTGGCCTGCCAGTGACCTCTGGCTGTGAGGGCATCCTCACTGAGCTTAGTGCCACCTCCCTGCCTGCCGTCACTGCGAGCCTACCACCTGAGCCAGCGGATCTGCCCTTGCTAGGCTGTTCTTCCGGCCCAAGTCACTGGCCCTTCCTCAGCCCCACTCGGGGCCAGGAGGGCCCCCAGGAAAAAACCAAGAAGCACCGTTCCCAGCGCTTCCTCAAGCACCTTGAGTCTCTGAGGCGGAAAGAAAAGGGTGGAGGCCGGCAAGCAGATCTGGAGCACAGCTCAGTCACCTCAGAGAAGGTTGCCAAAGCCTCCTCTTTCCGAAGTCGCCATGGCTTCCTCTATCGGGCCAAGAACCGGACGGCCACCTCAGCCAGTGGCAGTGACACTGAGACTCAGAGGGCCTGGAAGGCCTGGCCTGTGGCCATGTTCCAGCATCCTCAGCAGGCACACCGGGGTGATTGCCTGGTGCATGTGCCCAGAGACCACAAACCAGGCACATTCCCTCGCTCCTTGTCCAttgagagcctgtgccctgaggaTGGACACCGCCTTGCAGATTGGCAGCCAGGTAGGCACTGGGGCTATGAAGGGCGCCGGGGCTCCTGTGGCTCCACAGGCAGCCACACCAGCATCTATGACAACATGCCGGAGCTGTATCCAGCTGAGCCTGTACTGGCTGGGGCTGAAgccgaagaggaggaggaggaaggtggggaCAGCTACACTCACCTGGATGACATCCTTCAGCACGTGTGGGGGTTGCAGCAGCGGGTAGAGCTCTGGTCTCAGGCCATGTGCCCAGACCTGGAGCCTGGAGATAAGGAAGAAGAAGAGGACGAGGAAGTAGAGGAGGAGGCCACTTCAACAGTAGAAATAGCCACCGATGGAGTGGAAGGCCAGACCAGTGAGGCTCGGACCCAGGGAGAGGCTCCAGCCCTCAGCGAGTCCCTAGCCCTGGGCCACATGGATGTGCAACTTGGAGTTCTGGCTCAGCCTCAGACCCCCGCCAAGGCTGAGTTCCTGGCACAGGCAGAGGCTGGGACCCCAGACTTTGCCCAGGATCATGAGGAGGAAACACATTCAGGGGGGGAACCAACCTCTTCCTCCAGTCTGTCTGTGGAAGAAGGACACGTTTCCGACACTGTGGCCTCCTCCAGTGAGCTGGATAGTAGCAGGAACTCCATGAACGAGACTGAGGCTACAGGGTCCCCGACTGGACTCCAGACATCAATACCCCGTGAGCGACGAGATTCAGGTGTCGGGGCCTCACTTACCAGACCCTGCAG GAAGCTCCGTTGGCACAGCTTTCAGAACTCTCACCGGCCCAGCCTCAACTCGGAGTCACTGGAGATCAACCGGCAGTTTGCCAGCCAGATACACCTCCTGCACAAGGGCTCACTGCTGCGGCTCACCACTTTCATGGAGAAGTACACCATCCCCCATAAACAGGGCTGGGTCTG GTCAGTCCCCAAGTTCATGAAGAGGAACAAGACACCAGACTACCGGGGCCAGCAGGTATTTGGGGTGCCGCCCCTCATTCACGTGCAGCGCACAGGCCAGCCACTGCCCCAGAGCATTCAGCAAGCCATGCGCTACCTGCGTAGCCAGTGCCTGGACCAG GTGGGCATCTTCCGCAAGTCTGGGGTGAAGTCCAGGATCCAGAACCTGCGTCAAATGAATGAGACCTCCCCTGACAATGTCTGCTATGAGGGCCAGTCGGCCTATGATGTGGCTGACTTACTGAAGCAGTATTTCCGGGACCTGCCCGAGCCCATCTTCACCAGCAAGCTTACTACTACTTTCCTGCAGATCTACCAAC TCCTCCCCAAGGATCAATGGTTGGCAGCCACACAAGCCGCCACCTTGCTGCTCCCCGATGAGAACCGAGAGGTACTACAGACCCTGCTCTATTTCCTAAGTGACATTGCCTCTGCTGAGGAGAACCAGATGACAGCCGGTAACTTGGCAGTGTGCCTGGCACCTTCTATCTTTCACCTCAATGTCTCCAAGAAGGATAACCCCTCACCCAG GATCAAGAGCAAACGCAGCCTAGTTGGCCGGCCAGGCCCTAGGGACTTGAATGAGAACATGGCTGCCACCCAGGGCCTATCACACATGATCAGTGACTGCAAGAAACTTTTCCAG GTGCCCCAAGACATGGTGCTGCAACTGTGTGGCTCCTACAGTGCAGCTGAACTCAGCCCTCCGGGCCCAGCCCTGGCTGAACTGCGGCAGGCCCGGGCTGCTGGTGTAAGCCTGAGCCTCTATATGGAAGAGAGCATCCAGGAGCTGCTGCACAATGCTGCCGAGCGCTTCAAGGGCTGGATGAGCATGCCGGGGCCCCAGCACACAGAGCTGGCTTGCAAGAAG GCACCAGACGGGCACCCGCTGCGTGTGTGGAAGGCATCCACAGAAGTGGCGGCCCCTCCAGCTGTGGTGCTACACCGTGTCCTGCGGGAGAGGGCCCTCTGGGATGAGGATCTTTTGCGGGCCCAGGTGTTGGAAGCCCTGATGCCGGGTGTGGAGCTGTACCACTACGTCACTGACAGCATGGCACCTCATCCCTGCCGCGACTTTGTGGTGCTCCG GATGTGGCGCTCTGACCTGCCCCGTGGGGGTTGCCTCCTTGTGTCTCAGTCCCTGGATCCTGAGCAACCTGTGCCGGAGTCGGGGGTGCGGGCTCTGATGCTCACGTCCCAGTACCTCATGGAACCCTGTGGCCTGGGCCGCTCCCGGCTCACTCACATCTGCCGTGCTGACCTCAG GGGCCGTTCTCCTGACTGGTACAACAAAGTCTTCGGACACCTGTGCGCCATGGAGGTGGCAAAGATCCGGGATTCCTTCCCAACCCTGCAGACAGCTGGCCCTGAGACAAAGTTGTGA